atgttttttttatctgtTTGTCTTCTATTGATGCAGGGCTGCTGATTTGAACTTGGATGAAGAAGAGGTTACGAAGCTTGCTTCATTAGGCAATGGCTCTGGAAGCAAAGAAACTGTCGATGTTCTGAGAAAGTCACTGATAATCCGTAACAAGTAATATATACCGTGCCACTTTTACATTTTCATGCAGTTGTATTTGATAAATATAGTAACCAATCTGCATGTCTCTCTGTAATCCGATTTTCTATTTTTGTATAAATAACGAGGCAACAAACTAATGAGAGAGAGATTTTAAACCATAGGATAAAAAATTAAGTTACTTGGCTTCTATGTCATTATTGCTGTTAATTTTTAGAATAAAGCTATTGTATACTTGACATATAAACTGCATTCAGCAGGAGACCTAAAGCCATCACGTCCCATTCAAAATCAGACCTAACTTTTCAAAAGCTCGTCACTTTTGATTGATATGCCAACTGGCATAGCTTTCAGAATGCTTTTTATTTGTCTTCTTCGGATTTATGCTGTGCTTTGATTGAAGTACTTGATTTGGTTGAAGTGATTTGAAGTACGGATTTCATATGGCATTGATATAAGGTCTATATCAAAACCATCCAcacaaataaaatgaatttgaaattatgatttcAAAATGATTTAATCCAAACACACCTATAGTTCTCCCCTCATCCCAGGTATGCCAATTTTCTCAGTAGTACAAAGAAGTTCATTTGTAGGTTTGTCGTGTAGTTTTAGGGCAAAATAGTTATGTTTATAAGCTTTACTTATTGAAATTGACACTTTCTTGCTTGTGAAACGTCTCTGATTTATTTGTAGTCCTTCTTGTTCTAAATGTCATGTCATTGATGATGCATTGCTCTCTAGGAGTTACAAGGAACTGATGGTCAAGTGCAATGTTCTAGGAAGAGGGGAGGCTCGGTGTCTTCATAAACTCGAAAAGGCTAATGAGAAGATAATGAAACTGAGAGTAAGTAAAACAAGAATCATTTAACCAATTCCATTTGCTCATTTTGATTAACGTCTTTACAATGCCTACAATTTCAGCTCAAAGTCCAAGAACTGGAGACTCTTGCTGaaacgaaagaaaatgaagCTTTGCGAATGTTAAAGAATCAGGATTCCAAATTCAACACCAATTCTCCAGGAAAGAAGGATTTGGAAAATCACATCGATTTAGAACACATCAGTGAAATGCCCACTAACTCGTTTCTCCCAAGGGAAGAACTTTCCAAGATTGCAAGTACAAAAGGCACCATTTATAATATTACAACTGAAAGTGATTTTGAACAAAACGACCAGAAGAAAAGTTCCTTCATCAATGATAGAAATGATATGATGCAGTCTTCTATTAGACCACATAGATTCTCAAGCAAAAAGACGACCCCTTGCTGGAATAATGACCATGATGTCCAGACTAACCATATGCCAATAAAAGATGCAAATTTTGATGTACAAAATGGAGTAGAGATTCGAAGACCTGGTGACTTCGACGGACTGTCTTGTGCTCGAGTTGTGAGAAAGATTGATCATTGCAATAAGCCACCACATGAAATGGATGAAGAGGTGATATACAATGACAAAGGAAATCCTGTGCAAACCTCACTTCGCATCAATAAAGAGGCTAGATCTTCAATGCCATTTTCTAAAGGTAAAGTTTTCCTGAATCAAACTTTCATGTGATTCACCGGCCCGCATATTTAATTGCAGCCACCAAATATATTGCATAAATTTATCAGCGGAGTTCAATGTAAAAGATTAGGCGATTACTATGAAAATCCTTCCAAACTTTAGTACAACTAGGCATGGAGCAGCATACTTGCAGTAAACCTAATCAACTAAACCTTCTTCACCTGTCATTTCCAGGAGAGAATTGCCTCTCAGGTGGGGTACTTGGCCCTGATGGAACCAATTGGCATTTGGGAAAATGGGGCAAGAAGGTTCAAAACAAAGGATCTACAACGTTGCAAGGATCAAATTCAGCAACTGGTGATTTAATTGCTGTTGGAGCTGATGGAAGAGGTGGTAGAATCAAAGTCCTAAGAACTCTTGATCGATCATCGGTAAACTCATTCTCCTATTTCATCACGATGAAAACAAGATTCTGCATTCATTCATCAATCAGTTAGTTTCATCAAATTGTGAACTCTATCACTATGCTCTTCGATTCTATCACACTTTGTGCGACGTCCAATCTTATATTGAACAAACGTTTCTAGCAAAGTCTTCTTAGTTTTACCGTGGGGGTTCTTTATAACTCAGTTATGAATCGAAGtgaaatatgtaaaaaaaatttcctgtTGATATAGGCACAGGAGAATAATGACACCTTTTCTTGGGCAAAAAAGTGCAAACATGGTGCCAAAACAAGTAGGTTGCAGCCTCAAGGATGTCTGCAGATCGAgcatttctttcaaaaatcaGGCCAATGATCTAGCCAGATTGGCGATAATTTTAGTAAGCCTACCACCTATGCGGAGCTCGGGTACAGATTTGTGTTCTTTAATGTACGAAGCTGTCGGAGAAAGAGCTGCAAGTATCCTTAATTTATGTTTTGAGGGTGCATTATAAGTTGTGGTCTAGAGATGTCTCGATGCGAAAAAACGTCGATTTTCGAATGtactgtaaaaatattttatccaagCGAAAAATTAACCAAAGCTTGAACATCAGGGAATTTGTATGTCTGGTTTCATAACAAAAATGCTAATTTTCATCACTTTctaaaaatatatgcaagtcaATTTGAAATTAACTCAAACAAACACCAATCGAATTTCAAATTATCCAACTACACCACATGCAAGAAACtataatttattcaaatttatgatttaaaacatatttgacTTGTTTGTATACATTAACGTTTACCTAGAGTCTACTCTCTACAtttatttagaatttattttattcttttatcaatatattagttactttcaacattttttttgtgttataaTTAAAACATTCATTACATCAGGAAGATTGATTGTATAGTCGGTTTTTCCAATACTATTTTTTATCATTGTAAAAAACGAACAATTCTTTATATATTTGAGAGAGAGCATCATGCGAAATTCACGGTCCATAACTTTATATTACTCAAAAtgatcaaacatagataaaatttaaacttaacctcaaataaaatttttaatttatcatttgaAACATATcacaagtaaatttttttatgatatcagAATCTGCAATTATTATTCAATACAAATTGGCTAAACTTCATACTAACTCAATAGTTTGTAAATCAAGCTATCTAAGTCAAGTACACTACACAAGTCTTGTATGACAACTTGTATGAAAAGTTTACTTGAGATGGTGTTGGTAGAGGGTTATCTAGACAAATCACACTGGATAAGCGGTGTGTAATAAGTTCGTCCGAGAAGATGTTGCACAGCTTGTCCAAGAATGTGTTGATAAGTGGTTAGCcagataaaaaatattgtatttatttTGTGTGACAAACTCATCCAATAAAATGTTTCtttgaaaaatcaaacttatgaTCATTAATGAAGTATTTATATACTCTTACCAAAATTCAGACACTCTCGTAGCACAAGTTTTTTTTATCCTTAAACATATCACCATATAATTTACTAAAAGGTAATTCCATCACGGAAACGAACACAATCGGAGCGGCAGACTTGAGGTGAATTTGATCTTTTTAGTTCGCTTGTTTGTTTAAAATTCATCTTTTTAGcctcttattttaatattttctcaaTTCATATATTTGTTAACCCGCAAATTTTCGGCATAAAGTGTGATTGATTGCTAATTATTCGCTCATCTGTTTTTTTCATTTGCATGTCTGTATGATCACGCGGAGATTAATTTCCTTTTTTTGCTTGAGATCTAACGGGACCTGTAATGACGTAGACGAATATGCGGCGGCGGTTTTGTGGATGGTGagtttatttaaatttcaacgAATGAATCTTTAATGAAGTAGACCAGATATATTTTTTCAAGTGATTATAGTTCATCAGAAGATAGCTTTCCTGCGAGCTAGGTAATTATTTGTTGTTCAATCAAATTGCTTTTATGTAGCTCCAGAGTGCAAATTATGggttttttctttgaaaaaaaattgacttCTGGATTCTTGGAGCGCGGTGAATGAGAGAATTCTCCTGAAGATGGTGGATAGAAGCCGAAGTATTGAGATTTGAGAATGATTAGATATGGTTTATGAGAATGAAGAGTGTTTTTACCAGTTTGTTAAGTATGATCATTTTATGGTCGAGAAATTCATCAGTTTCTGTTCTGTTAGTTTCATGGGTGAGCCATAGTAGGAAGACTTTAAATTTTTCTGTTGTATATGTACTATTTCTTTACAGGTATTGACTTTGTCTTGTCTTTCAAAGATAAGTTTTCTTCTGAAACCACTGATGAAATTTGTTGACTTTGTCTTGTGAATGAGATAGTGAAAATGGTTctagttttctttttttgaaatgGTACTTCCATCTTGACTTAGTGAAtttttcaaagattttttttaacgaAATTACTGATGAAAATTTTGTGATTTGTTCTGGAGGAATTTTTGCAGGCTTATAGGGAGATTATGTCAGGAACCGAGGAAGTCAAAGAGACCTGCGCCTATTTTTACACCCTTGAAACCTGAAAATGCATTTTAGCTAGTATTCATTGATATTACATGGCCACAGCAAGGTGTTGAGAAACCGAAAGGACCACTGGAGGCCCTCCGGCCTAAATTACAGGTAATTATCAATATGAAGGAATCTACAGGTGATATATGCTATGGAATTTAGAAGGTCTCTTATTTCCATACTAAGTATTCTGCTGAGTATACTTTTGGCACACAATGCTTGTTATCTATACTTGACTACAGAGGTAAATAAAATTGGAAGTCACTTTCCCATCCAAGTAGTGGTAGGGTTTTCTTGATTGATACTGTTCATAATGGTATTGCAATGCCAAAGCGGATGCAACAAAGATAAAAGTATTCATGAACAAGAGTGAGAAATTGATCGTGACTGTAACTGAGATGCTATGAACTATGTTTCTACTCTGCATGTTAAGATCTACCTACTTGTGCACAACAATTATGAGAGCTCGGTGTATTAAATTAACAGCATTATAATACATTTTCTATTTCATGCTCTAAGACTTGACATTAGCACTTGAGCACTAAGAGTCTCAGGTGTAGTAAATTAATAGCACTACAATGctttttaaatttcatgttcTGAGAATTGACATTGGCCCTTGAGCATTAATAGTCGCTAATGAATTTCTTTTATCACTTTTGCCTTTCTGCTGAAAATGCCTTATCGCATGTGATGTTTCAGCCAACTCAACAGCAAAATGGGTACCGCAAGTCTCCTTGTGCTCCATCAGAAGGTGAAGGTGCATGATTTGCTAATCTTTTCCATGTTTCAACTTTTTCAAGAGAAATGCTGTATCAAAGAAATTGCATGCATGTATGCTGTGGGAGAAATAGTTTTTCTGCGCATAGACGGAAATACTTCCCCACCAGAGGATGGAACCACAAGTTCATGAAAATAAGCTATTGATCCTGTGGTCACAGAGGAGTCGGGAACTCATGTatgctgaaataaataaatgacgATGATTAATCAATGCCTGCTCGTGGAGTTGTACTTTCGGCTGCTATGTTTTTCCAGATCGACCCATCTTACATCCCAGCTTACTCTTGTTGTAGACTATTTCACTACTGTCAAATGAACACTGAGTTCTCTCTCctactttcttcttcttttcacTATATTCTCTAGGTATTGAAATTGTTGCAGTTGTTGGTACATCATCAGTGTCTCAGTGGTTTTACAGCATGTGATCCTAATACTGGAATCAAGGACATGAGCTTCTTGTGGTTTTGTCTTCACTTTTGAGATCCTAAATACTAAATCATGGAGCAGAAAAAGAAGAAGCAAAAAACAAGACAgtagaataaaataaaacttgaaCTTGTTTTCTGCTTCCTTGCTCCTCTCTGCTTATTTTCTGTTGGATTGTTGATACTGCACACTTCTTGCTCAACCTTTATGAATCCCAACATTCTATATCAACGAGGTATCTTACTcgtgattttgtttcaaaaaaatcatttgtgTTTGAAGCATTCAAAAATTGTACCAACGATTGAGACCACACAAGTTGCTGTTATTGGTCTCCGTCCGTTGCTTGTGACCAAGACTGAACAAAATACATCAAATCTATATGAATTGTTTTTACTCATATTTATTACTCTAAACAATATATGTCGAGTCGTGTTTCTTGGGCTAAATTTATATCCTCCAAACCCACGTAAGAAAATTACTTGAAAGCTAATAGCCTACTGATTCTCAGCCTCAAATACTAGTGGTTGTCCTTTGTGCGCGCCACACACAAACTACCTTCAAACAGTCTTCTTCTTACAGGCTGTATTGTTTtccaaaatcaaattccctATTTCCCTTCTCTACTCTCTATCTACAGAAAAAGACCACCAACAAACAGATGGAGCTGTTAGAAATTATGGGAAAAAATTCTTTAACATCACCACGTTACAGCAATGGGATATCCATATATTTATGCTATGCTTGGGCTTGTTTATGATGTTTTTGCCGGAAATTCTCCACCAAGAAATTTAGAAGATATCTCAAAAGTTATGTAATGTAAATTCACCTAAAAATGGTACCGATGATTCAGAATTTGCTTATcgtaaaaataaaacaagttaATCTAAAAGATCCAAAAtcatatcaataaaaaaaagtacTCAAAGTTTTCCAATTAAAAACACTATAATGGCGTGTCATGTCACACTCATGCATGATTTCTCGAATCAAACCATTtgctaaaaaatattaatatttagaCTCTATAATTTCAAGCGTGGCAAGACTTGTAATAATATAAAAGATTGGAAgtgaaattctttttttttttccccttaaaAAATAAGTACTCTAACGTGGTCTTTAGTCTTTACTAATAAAAATAAGAGGCCACGATTCGATGTTCCAATAGCTTTCAGCCAACCACACAACAATCAGACTTTTCACCACAAATGGAGCAAACTCCAGCCCAGCTTGTAATCAACTCCCCGCCAGCCACGTGTAAGGTCGCGATCTCCCTTCCTGTCCCCGATATAAACCTCCAGGCTCCAACAGTGTTAACCTCGCATCACAGGAAAAACCGCGAGGTGTCATTGAGAGATCACGCATGGTGTCAGTGTATCCTAATCCCTCTCCGTCTCAGGAATTTTCCCACTTTTACGGTTGTTATATGGGCGGGGATCCGATGAGAACTGGGATCAGTGCTCATTTGTTTGAATCTTCGTCCTGTCGGAATACGGATACGGGTGGTGCGGAGGACCCGAATAAGAAGACCCGGAAGCCATACACGATTACTAAATCAAGAGAGACCTGGAGTGAGCAGGAGCATGACAAATTTCTCGAAGCCCTTCAATTGTAAGTGTGTATGTGACGGTTTGGTTCCAAAagattccaatttttttttctcttcctcCGAAATTGATGAAGTCGGCGGTGTTAAAATTACGGAGTTCGTGGCTTCGAAGTATGACTCATTTTGTCCTCTGAACTTGATCTTTTTTAGCAGGAAATGATGATGTTGTCATATAAAGTGTTTCTCAAAGGCTTGTgtagctttataaaattaatgtGTTTCCTACTTTAAAAAGGgaaaataatgaaattgaaaggtGGATGTAAGATTTTTATGGTGTGTTATACGCAGCTGTTTATATTTCCGTTTTGGTTTACTTTACAATGTCCAGATTTGATCGTGACTGGAAGAAGATTGAGGCATTTGTCGGGTCAAAGACTGTTATCCAGGTAAACTTTTAGCTACTTCCCAATTCGATGATCTTTGTGTACATGCTTTGATCAAGTTACAATTTACAAATTTCTTGAAGCCATTCAATCGTATGAGAGCCATCATTCTGactggctttttttttttatcgataaTTTAATGTCTCTTGGCGAAGTTGAAAATTTTGTGTTGTGTTTTATATGGCCCGTGTTTTGTATCATTGGAGGTTCTAAGCTACAAATGCGTTATCAATTTTGTTTCAACTAGTGTTTACTTGAATATATTGCCTTGaagttcttgtttttctagGTTAAATGTTTTTTCCCAGACAAACGTAAAAATGCCGAGCAAACCGGCCTGTATTTAAATAGCCAAAGATCAGGTACGATTTGGAGGATCGAACCTTATAGGAGAGTTTACTTGCTTCATTActatttttgtgaaaatatcCACCCTTAAACATTATATGTAGTGAGAAatggatttttaagatttttctgTCTGTGAAGCTAATTGTTATTTCATTGACTAAACGATGTGCTATCTGTTGCAGATTCGTAGCCACGCCCAGAAATATTTTCAGAAGGTGCTGAAGAATGGAAAAAGTGAACATCTACCTCCTCCACGTCCGAAGAGAAAAGCAAATCATCCTTACCCACACAAATCTCCAAAAAATGGTGCGCATAGTCTGTTTTATCCATGCATGTCTTGACTTTGTGCGCTGGATGTTTTGTCAAATTCAATTACTCGTGCTCGTACTAGAATATAAACCAATGCAGCTATTTCACTAGCTACAGGAGTGGTGCAATCATCAGATGCTGTTCTTGATTCTGCGCATGGCGTGCAGCCCGATTCATCATCAGTACGTTCAAATCCAGTTGGCAGTATACATTTCTCTCCTTGGTTGGAAACAGAGCATTTGCCAAGAGGTTTGTTTCTGTTGATGTTCCGTCTTCTTTTAAAGTGGTACTGGTGAAATGATTGTGACTGTGCTTCATATTATATTGGAACAGCTGGTGGTACCATGGCTCAAAAATGTAGCAGCTCTAACAATGTGATGCGTCGCGGATTGAAAAATCTATGCAAAGGATCTGGGGGTCTGTTTTTTGTGCTATTGTTTTGGTTTACTAGTGGATGTTTAACGCCAATGTCTCGCAGCATCTCCTCTTGTTTgggttttttcttttcttcttggaTACTGGTTTTTTAACTCCACACAAGCATTAATGGAGTAAGAAAGGCAATTGTCCTTtgttacataaaaaaaatatgttcaatttttataaaatttctaaaatccAGATATATTAAATCACTCCAATTAACCCCATGTTTGGGGTCTGCTCTTGACCTAGACATAGTTGGTCCAAAGAGAGATTGAGCATTTTGCAGTCCACGTTTGAGGAGTTATTTGGGATTTAAACTAGTAGTTCTGTTACCTGTTTGTTTGCCCCATTTTTTCATCTCACAGGCCATAATCGCCCTATTTCAAACTTACTATCGTTTGTTGTTGCAGTTATGCCAGACTTTGCTCAAGTTTATGGCTTCATAGGCAGTCTTTTTGACAACAGTGCAAGCGATCACTTGCAGAGGCTCAAAAACATGGATCCCATAAATCTCCAGGCGGTTAGTCAAAGTTCACTCTCTAAGGACAGAAATTTTATCGTTTTTCCGACACTTAGCCTGATGTTCTTCATCCCTGTTGTCTGCTAAATATTATGAGTAGCATTATAAATAGGGTAAGCAACTAGTGGTCTTATTTCAACAATATAGAATCAGGATTTATGACAACATTGTTGCTCAGTTGCGAAGATCATAGGAGTTGGTTATTTGGGCGGTTATATAACTGAGAAATGTCCTAGGATTGACCAGTTAGTCGTTTCTTAAATTTCTAAGAACAATAGTTGGTTATTATAGGTATTTCATCGTCTTTTTCTTTAGGCACTCACGTTGATGAAGAATCTCTCAATAAATTTGGCGAGCCCTGAATTTGAGGATCATGTAAGTTCCCTACATTTTCTATCTCACATCTTGTAGTTGTATATTTTGAAGAGCTTTTTACATGTAACTTTCAAGCCGTTTGATTTTTCCAGATTACTCCCAGAATGCCTTGAATATTGCAGTGTTGTTTTACGAGTGTCATCTGGAAGTTTTCAACTCTGAATGTTTTTTCCCCCAAAATtgcaatcaaattaaataatatttgatagcAACAACAATTATATGATTGTTGTCTAGGCCACTGGTCAAACATCTCGCATTTTAACAAGTTTTTATTCCATCTGTTTCTCGATGACAGAGGAGGCTGTTATCATCCTACCAAGTAAGCACTGGAACTCACTACACGGGAAGCACGATAGAATTTGAGTAACTTTCAATCGAAATGCCTTGTTTATTGATGATCTCTACAGGCAAGCA
This genomic interval from Primulina huaijiensis isolate GDHJ02 chromosome 14, ASM1229523v2, whole genome shotgun sequence contains the following:
- the LOC140956695 gene encoding protein REVEILLE 6-like isoform X3 is translated as MVSVYPNPSPSQEFSHFYGCYMGGDPMRTGISAHLFESSSCRNTDTGGAEDPNKKTRKPYTITKSRETWSEQEHDKFLEALQLFDRDWKKIEAFVGSKTVIQIRSHAQKYFQKVLKNGKSEHLPPPRPKRKANHPYPHKSPKNATGVVQSSDAVLDSAHGVQPDSSSVRSNPVGSIHFSPWLETEHLPRVMPDFAQVYGFIGSLFDNSASDHLQRLKNMDPINLQAALTLMKNLSINLASPEFEDHRRLLSSYQVSTGTHYTGSTIEFE
- the LOC140957570 gene encoding uncharacterized protein, with the protein product MDGHGDDGGFSTFAKTICSICYEDLKPIAEDLQSISVCGHVFHELCLQQWFEYCPKGKKRNCPVCKQTCTNANVWRLYFQSIGDTNDSSLSQKPLDFKENPKELRNKVTRLEGKTVALESTLEQQKKEIKEVKNQLFACEEQLKVAVTQKTEALTQKATIQQLLRVKSEELDKSTLESMRAQERNMALAKELAALKLAADLNLDEEEVTKLASLGNGSGSKETVDVLRKSLIIRNKSYKELMVKCNVLGRGEARCLHKLEKANEKIMKLRLKVQELETLAETKENEALRMLKNQDSKFNTNSPGKKDLENHIDLEHISEMPTNSFLPREELSKIASTKGTIYNITTESDFEQNDQKKSSFINDRNDMMQSSIRPHRFSSKKTTPCWNNDHDVQTNHMPIKDANFDVQNGVEIRRPGDFDGLSCARVVRKIDHCNKPPHEMDEEVIYNDKGNPVQTSLRINKEARSSMPFSKGENCLSGGVLGPDGTNWHLGKWGKKVQNKGSTTLQGSNSATGDLIAVGADGRGGRIKVLRTLDRSSAQENNDTFSWAKKCKHGAKTSRLQPQGCLQIEHFFQKSGQ
- the LOC140956695 gene encoding protein REVEILLE 6-like isoform X1, giving the protein MVSVYPNPSPSQEFSHFYGCYMGGDPMRTGISAHLFESSSCRNTDTGGAEDPNKKTRKPYTITKSRETWSEQEHDKFLEALQLFDRDWKKIEAFVGSKTVIQIRSHAQKYFQKVLKNGKSEHLPPPRPKRKANHPYPHKSPKNATGVVQSSDAVLDSAHGVQPDSSSVRSNPVGSIHFSPWLETEHLPRAGGTMAQKCSSSNNVMRRGLKNLCKGSGVMPDFAQVYGFIGSLFDNSASDHLQRLKNMDPINLQAALTLMKNLSINLASPEFEDHRRLLSSYQVSTGTHYTGSTIEFE
- the LOC140956695 gene encoding protein REVEILLE 6-like isoform X2, translated to MVSVYPNPSPSQEFSHFYGCYMGGDPMRTGISAHLFESSSCRNTDTGGAEDPNKKTRKPYTITKSRETWSEQEHDKFLEALQLFDRDWKKIEAFVGSKTVIQIRSHAQKYFQKVLKNGKSEHLPPPRPKRKANHPYPHKSPKNGVVQSSDAVLDSAHGVQPDSSSVRSNPVGSIHFSPWLETEHLPRAGGTMAQKCSSSNNVMRRGLKNLCKGSGVMPDFAQVYGFIGSLFDNSASDHLQRLKNMDPINLQAALTLMKNLSINLASPEFEDHRRLLSSYQVSTGTHYTGSTIEFE